The segment GCTATGTGCGCGACCTGGAGGAAGTGCTCATCCGCGCTCTGGCATCGTTCGGCATTGCCGCGGGCCGGAAGGAAGGGCTGACCGGCACGTGGGTGGGCGACGAGAAGATCGCGGCCATCGGTGTGCGCGTTTCCAGCGGCTGGATCACGTCACACGGGTTCGCGCTGAACGTCAGCACGGACCTGTCCTTCTTCGACAGCATCGTCCCGTGCGGCATCACGCAGTTCGGCGTGACCTCCATCGAGCGTGTACTGGAGCGGAATGTCGAGATGGATGAGGTAAGTGATGCGGTCGAGCGGGGGTTCCGCGAGGTGTTCCGGACGGGGTGAGAGGGCTCAGGAGCTCTTCCGGCTGCGGTAGGGTCCGCCGGGCCACGAGCCTGGCATGTGCCGGCGGGCGGTGGAGCGGGCGCGCGGGCTTCAGCCGGGACAGCCAACTGTCCATTCGCCGTGCATGGGTGTGTGGAAATGGAGGGTATTGCGCCCATGGCGCGCTCAACCTTCCATCGATCGCTGCGGTAGCCGCCACTCTGGAGGTTTGATGGCCTTTGGCGCCGCCAGTCTCCAATGTCGCTGAGCCCACTCCACGAATGGTCGATTCGCGGTTGGGTGCCGCGTTTCCGCCCGGCCTCCGCCCGCCCGCCGCTCCCTACTGCTCGGCCCCGGCCATCCGCCCCTCCGCCGTCGCCGCCCGCCGCCCGTGCGCCGCTCCCTCACCCCTCGCCCCGGCCATCCGCCGCGTCTGCTGCCATCCCCTACCCCTACGCCTCGCCCCAGCCCTGGCAGAGGCTGACATTCTATCAGAGCGGCACGTGTGTCGGCAGCGGCGTACCCGGTGTCAGGGCGGCGTGCGCGCCGCCTGGAACGGCTTTTCCTCGGGCGCTTTCATCTCGAAGAAGTCCATGTACTTCTGCCGCTTCTCGCGGTGCCCCTCGAGCCACTCCACGAATTTCGATTCCACCAGCCCGTCGGAGCTCGACTGCTCCTTCGCCGCCCGGACGGCGAGCTCGTCGACGTACTCGTTCTGCGGGTGTCCGGCATGGCCGCGGACCCAGCGCCAGTCGATCGCATGACGCCCGGCAGCACCGGCGAGGGTGCGCCACAGCTCGACATTCTCGATCGCCCCGGTCTTGCGCTTCCAGCCGCGTGCGGCCCAGCCGTGGATCCACTCGCGCATGCCCGTGACGAGATACTGTGAGTCGGATGTGAAGACGATGCGGCAGGGCCGCTTCAGCGCCGAAAGCAGGTCGGTGGCGCCGATGAGGGCCATGCGGTTGTTCGTGGTGCCCGACTCCGACGACCAGTAGTCGCGCCTCACGCACCCATCATCGCGCCACAGCTCGACCAGACCGCCCGCACCGCCGGGGTTGTCGCGGTCCTTGTACTGATTGCCGAGGCAGGACTCGTCGGCATAGATGTAGACCAGATCCATGGGGCGGAAGGTCGTTTCCCGGGGCGCGTGGCGCAACGGGTTCGGCAGGATTCTGCGGCGTGCGCGGAGCTAATCGCCACAGCATCCTGGCGCCTCTGTTGCCACGTGACGGGCGAGCCCCTAAATTCGCGCCTGTCTTTCAATTGCCCATGGTTACGCGAGGCCGCGTGTCACGACCTGGATACCTTCTGCTGGAAGATGGCCGGAGCTTTCCCGGCGAGTTGATCGGTGCGCCCGGCGACACGCTGGGCGAGGCGGTGTTCAACACGTC is part of the Longimicrobiales bacterium genome and harbors:
- a CDS encoding RNase H family protein; translated protein: MDLVYIYADESCLGNQYKDRDNPGGAGGLVELWRDDGCVRRDYWSSESGTTNNRMALIGATDLLSALKRPCRIVFTSDSQYLVTGMREWIHGWAARGWKRKTGAIENVELWRTLAGAAGRHAIDWRWVRGHAGHPQNEYVDELAVRAAKEQSSSDGLVESKFVEWLEGHREKRQKYMDFFEMKAPEEKPFQAARTPP